From the Leptospira andrefontaineae genome, the window TTGTTCTACCATTAAACTACAGACCTATTCGAACTTAGCCCTCTACCAGGCTTGAACTGGTGACCCCTTCCTTACCATGGAAGTGCTCTACCACTGAGCTAAGAGGGCATGTCTATCTACCCGCTCCCAGAAGAGGAGCTAGAAATACACAGTATTTTTACCCAGGGTCCCTGGTCAAGGTTTTAGCCGAGATTCCCAGCCTGATGGCATTATTTATGCAAGGAAGAGAAATTTTTGCCAAGCATCGCTCTGCTTCGGTGTGATGTCCATGTTTTTATGTGACATAATAGAACAAGTCATAAGGTGAGAAGGGTTCGTACTTTCTAAATTTCTACTCCAGGTCGCAAGGTGGAATAACATTTACGCTCCAGAATCAATTTTCCGTCCCTACTCACTTGACATATGGCATATTACGCCATATATTACCATATATGATAGCTGTCAAAACCACCTTATATATCCCAGACGAGCTGATCTCTAGTGCACAGGACTATACAGGGATCCTAGAAAAGACACGTCTCGTGCAAGAGGGATTGCGCGCACTTATTCGGGAAAAATCAGCAGAAAGAATGGCTCTACTAGGGGGAAGTGATCCAAAAGCAGAAGGACCTACCCGTAAAAAAATCTCTAAATGAGTGCAGTGCTCGTAGATACTTCCGTTTGGATCAATCATCTACGTAGATCGGATCCCAAACTGGTAGAACTTCTTCACCAAGGCTTAGTTCGACGTCATCCTATGGTAGAAGGAGAACTCAGTTTGGGAAATTTTAAGAACAAGAACTCTTTTCTAACTGAATATGCCCAATTAAAAGAAGTTCCGATCGCAAACCATAAAGAGACTATGATCTTTTCAGAAAGAAATTCACTGGCTGGGCTCGGAATCGGCTGGATAGATGCACATTTGCTTGCAAGCTGTGTATTAGGAAGTGCAAAATTATATTCTGCAGACCTATCTTTAGTAAAGGCTGCGGAGAAGGTTGGCATCGCGGAAATTACAGCATGAATGAGTTCGGAACCCAATCTTATACTTCCCTATTTTTAGTTTTTTCGATCGGACTAGCATTTTTATTTTCTCTGGGAGAAATATTTTCTTCTCCCAAGGGAGAAAAACAAAACCTACTCGCCTTTATTTTCCTATTAGTGGGGCTCTTTCTTATACATGCATTTTTAATTACATGCAAAATGATCGTACGTTTTCCCGGCTTGTATCTAACCCATCTTCCTATATCTGCGCTTATGGGTCCTTTTATAGAACGTTATCTTCTCCTTGCCATGGGAAACACTCCTGAATCAAAAAAAATTTTCTATCTGAAGATGCTTCCCGCTATTGCAATATTTCTATGGATGTCTAATTTCTATTTTTCAGGCGGTATAGAAAAGATCGAATTACTCAAAGATCTACAGACCACCGGCCTTCCTTTATTTTTAAAAATCCCAGTATTAAGCACACTTGGACTCATGTTCGTATTCTTACTTTCTACATTCTATCGTTTGTTTTCTGGTTTTAGATTCTCAGTTATATACAAGGACCCAAGAATGCTTACGATCTTCGGAGTAAGCGTTTGTATTTTGATCATTCTATTATACGGAGCTATTTCGGTATCGTTAGGATCTATCAGAGGTTTAGAAGGAGTTGGTTCTTTAGTAGGGATCTTTTTATGTTCTTTGTACATTCTACGCCAAGGATACCCCGAATTTTTCTTAGAAGTGCAAAGAGTAGTAGAAGAAGAGAAAAAGTATAGAGCCTCGCAACTAAACGGACTAGACCTAGAGAATATCAAACAAAATCTAGAAGATCTCTTCCAAAGGGAGAAGGTATTCTTAAAGGAGGATCTGACCCTAGGATTTTTGGCAGGTAAATTAGAGATCAGCACTCACCAACTTTCGGAATATCTGAACAACGAAATTGGAAAAAATTTCTTTCAATTATTGAATGAATACAGGGTGCAAGAAGCCAAAAAGAAAATAGAATCGGATCCTGCGGAAGTTTTATTATCCATAGCCTACTCCTCAGGATTTGGCTCCAAATCCGCTTTTAATGAGGTTTTCCGAAAGGAGACCGGATTCACACCTTCCGAATACAGAAATAA encodes:
- a CDS encoding type II toxin-antitoxin system VapB family antitoxin; protein product: MIAVKTTLYIPDELISSAQDYTGILEKTRLVQEGLRALIREKSAERMALLGGSDPKAEGPTRKKISK
- a CDS encoding type II toxin-antitoxin system VapC family toxin, with the protein product MSAVLVDTSVWINHLRRSDPKLVELLHQGLVRRHPMVEGELSLGNFKNKNSFLTEYAQLKEVPIANHKETMIFSERNSLAGLGIGWIDAHLLASCVLGSAKLYSADLSLVKAAEKVGIAEITA
- a CDS encoding helix-turn-helix domain-containing protein gives rise to the protein MNEFGTQSYTSLFLVFSIGLAFLFSLGEIFSSPKGEKQNLLAFIFLLVGLFLIHAFLITCKMIVRFPGLYLTHLPISALMGPFIERYLLLAMGNTPESKKIFYLKMLPAIAIFLWMSNFYFSGGIEKIELLKDLQTTGLPLFLKIPVLSTLGLMFVFLLSTFYRLFSGFRFSVIYKDPRMLTIFGVSVCILIILLYGAISVSLGSIRGLEGVGSLVGIFLCSLYILRQGYPEFFLEVQRVVEEEKKYRASQLNGLDLENIKQNLEDLFQREKVFLKEDLTLGFLAGKLEISTHQLSEYLNNEIGKNFFQLLNEYRVQEAKKKIESDPAEVLLSIAYSSGFGSKSAFNEVFRKETGFTPSEYRNKIRKNKSK